In a genomic window of Paramicrobacterium chengjingii:
- a CDS encoding ABC transporter permease, protein MAQAAPSTKSSGGGSLLRYVVVRFLLIIPTIFILVTLVFFLMRTTGDPITAALGGRLTPDQLAERVHEAGYDRPVFVQYIEYLGGLFRGDFGTTISDHRPVTEILLTYGSATLELALYGLIVAFIVGIPLGMWAAYRRDKASDAVLRVLAILFYATPVFFAGMLLKLVFSVGLGLLPVSGRASTRTELSIQLLDDPTGIHLIDSFRLGNPDAIGDVLSHAALPAIALGLLTAGVFLRLVRTNMIGTLTKDYVDAARSRGVSEFRLVRKHAYRPALIPIITVMGMQIALMLAGAVLTETTFEWKGLGFMLVQYLQSRDFVAVQGIVVLLAIIVAITNFIVDIIAALIDPRVRY, encoded by the coding sequence ATTGCGCAGGCCGCGCCCTCCACGAAATCGAGCGGGGGAGGAAGCCTACTTCGATACGTCGTTGTGCGGTTTCTTCTGATCATCCCGACGATTTTCATTCTCGTCACTCTCGTGTTCTTCCTGATGCGCACGACAGGCGACCCCATCACCGCGGCCCTCGGCGGACGGCTCACACCCGACCAGCTTGCCGAGCGTGTTCACGAGGCAGGATACGATCGCCCCGTTTTCGTGCAGTACATCGAATATCTTGGCGGACTCTTCCGCGGTGACTTCGGCACGACGATCAGCGATCACCGCCCCGTCACGGAGATTCTTCTGACGTATGGCTCCGCCACTCTCGAGCTTGCTCTCTACGGTCTGATCGTGGCATTCATCGTCGGCATTCCGCTCGGCATGTGGGCGGCATATCGCCGCGACAAGGCATCTGACGCTGTGCTCCGAGTTCTGGCGATCCTGTTCTATGCGACGCCCGTGTTCTTCGCCGGAATGCTGCTTAAACTCGTCTTCTCCGTGGGGTTGGGGCTCCTTCCGGTCTCCGGTCGAGCGAGTACGAGAACCGAACTCAGCATTCAACTGCTCGACGATCCCACCGGCATCCATCTGATCGACTCATTCAGGCTCGGCAACCCCGATGCGATCGGAGATGTGCTCAGTCATGCGGCCTTGCCCGCCATCGCTCTCGGCCTTCTGACGGCCGGAGTGTTCCTTCGCCTCGTACGCACCAACATGATCGGAACACTGACGAAGGATTATGTGGATGCTGCTCGTTCCCGTGGCGTCAGCGAATTTCGGCTTGTGCGTAAGCACGCATACCGACCAGCGCTCATTCCCATCATCACGGTGATGGGAATGCAAATCGCTCTGATGCTCGCCGGCGCCGTGCTGACTGAGACCACATTCGAATGGAAGGGGCTCGGGTTCATGCTCGTGCAGTACCTCCAGTCGCGTGACTTCGTCGCGGTGCAGGGCATTGTCGTGCTGCTCGCCATCATTGTCGCCATCACCAACTTCATCGTCGATATCATTGCGGCGCTCATCGACCCGAGAGTGAGGTACTGA
- a CDS encoding ABC transporter permease → MTAQTGTPRRSILDRLPILRQLRQSYGIQRGMLVAGLILTGVFLLVAVLAPWIAPYGYAQLSDDNGGFGAQQPPSAEHLFGTTVGGFDVLSRVIWGAQTAALVVIVAVILSIFIGVILGLLSGYFGGWIDRVLVVICDAIYAFPSLLLAIVISIAISGGRSNLIGGILTAAMSITVVFIPQYFRVIRAETVRIKAEAFVESAKVLGASNVRIMSRHVFRNATRTLPLIFTLNASEAILTLAGLGFLGFGIEPTAASEWGYDLNKALSDVSSGIWWTSIGPGLGIVLAVLGMTLVGESLNDLNDPRLRGRRGVAADSGEMVETSVVPVVGVQETAAIDGEDTGEGDRT, encoded by the coding sequence ATGACCGCACAAACGGGAACCCCACGGCGTTCGATCCTTGATCGGCTGCCCATTCTTCGCCAACTGAGGCAGAGCTACGGAATTCAACGCGGCATGCTTGTCGCAGGACTGATTCTCACTGGTGTCTTTCTGCTCGTGGCCGTTCTGGCTCCCTGGATTGCACCGTATGGATACGCGCAGCTCAGCGATGACAATGGCGGATTCGGCGCCCAGCAGCCGCCGAGCGCTGAACATCTCTTCGGCACGACAGTCGGCGGGTTCGATGTTCTGTCTCGCGTGATCTGGGGCGCCCAGACAGCGGCTCTCGTCGTGATCGTCGCGGTGATCCTGTCGATATTCATCGGTGTGATTCTCGGCCTGCTGTCTGGCTACTTCGGCGGCTGGATTGATCGCGTCCTTGTCGTGATCTGCGACGCCATCTACGCGTTCCCTTCCCTTCTGCTCGCGATCGTGATCTCGATTGCGATCTCGGGAGGGCGGTCGAACCTCATCGGCGGAATTCTCACAGCGGCGATGTCAATCACTGTTGTGTTCATTCCGCAGTATTTCCGCGTGATCCGTGCCGAGACCGTTCGCATCAAAGCCGAAGCATTCGTGGAATCGGCAAAGGTGCTGGGTGCGAGCAACGTGCGCATCATGAGCAGGCACGTCTTCCGCAACGCGACGCGCACACTGCCGCTGATCTTTACCCTCAATGCGTCCGAGGCGATCCTCACCCTCGCAGGGCTGGGCTTTCTCGGGTTCGGCATTGAGCCGACGGCGGCATCGGAATGGGGGTACGACCTCAATAAGGCACTTTCTGACGTCTCGAGCGGTATTTGGTGGACGTCGATCGGGCCGGGCCTCGGGATCGTGCTTGCCGTGCTCGGCATGACTCTCGTGGGAGAAAGCCTCAATGACCTCAACGATCCTCGACTGCGCGGGCGACGCGGTGTTGCCGCTGACTCGGGCGAAATGGTCGAGACCAGTGTGGTTCCCGTCGTCGGAGTGCAAGAAACGGCCGCCATCGACGGCGAAGACACAGGCGAAGGAGACCGGACATGA
- a CDS encoding dipeptide ABC transporter ATP-binding protein, which translates to MSDDILQITDLNVAFSSDAGAVRAVDGVSLTVGPREVVAIVGESGSGKTVTAKTILGLLPETATSSGAVVVRSRDGQRTGDVISVSKHRLREMRGDDVSMVFQEPSTALNPVYTVGWQIAEGLRAHNSKLSRKAARELSIDILKRVGIPDPQTRVDYYPHQFSGGQKQRVVIAMALVLDPGLIVADEPTTALDVTVQAEILDLLRRCRDEFDTSIVLITHNMGVVADLADRVVVMYQGQIVEENDARTLFASPKHDYTKKLLGAVPRIGQRIAADDRTEPGRSASPIVEAKDLRVQYPGRLGKPGFMAVDGVSFQIAPGEVVGLVGESGSGKTTIGRAIAGLNRVTGGSLHVLDAEMNGVKERNFKKLRSRIGFVFQDPASSFNPLLSIEECVAEPFRVHRPDMSDAQIETKVAELLEAVQLPRAYAKRFPHELSGGQRQRASLARGLALDPELLIADEPTSALDVSVQERVLELFAELQAELGFAALFISHDLAVVDILSDRIAVMYHGRLVEEGTGAEVLGNPKDPYTQRLLASLPVPDPVEQEERRNALAAIIAAERA; encoded by the coding sequence ATGAGCGATGATATTCTGCAGATCACAGACCTGAACGTCGCATTCTCATCGGATGCTGGGGCGGTTCGCGCTGTCGATGGTGTCTCGCTCACCGTCGGCCCGCGTGAAGTTGTGGCGATCGTCGGCGAGTCCGGCAGCGGCAAGACGGTCACAGCGAAGACGATTCTTGGTCTGCTTCCCGAGACCGCAACCAGCTCTGGTGCCGTTGTGGTTCGCAGCCGGGATGGCCAGCGCACGGGCGATGTCATCTCGGTCTCCAAGCATCGCCTGCGCGAGATGCGCGGTGACGACGTGTCAATGGTGTTCCAGGAGCCCTCGACAGCTCTGAACCCCGTCTATACGGTCGGGTGGCAGATTGCGGAGGGGCTGAGGGCGCACAACTCCAAGCTCAGCCGCAAGGCGGCCAGAGAACTGTCGATCGACATTCTGAAACGCGTGGGAATCCCCGATCCCCAGACCCGTGTCGACTACTATCCTCACCAGTTCTCGGGCGGTCAGAAGCAGCGCGTCGTCATCGCGATGGCCCTGGTGCTCGACCCGGGATTGATCGTCGCCGATGAGCCGACGACGGCACTCGATGTCACCGTTCAAGCTGAGATTCTCGACCTGCTCCGGCGGTGTCGAGATGAGTTCGACACGTCAATCGTCCTGATCACCCACAACATGGGCGTGGTTGCCGATCTCGCGGATCGTGTCGTTGTGATGTACCAGGGACAGATCGTCGAGGAGAACGACGCCCGCACGCTCTTCGCGTCGCCCAAACACGATTACACGAAGAAGCTTCTTGGCGCGGTTCCGCGAATCGGGCAGAGAATCGCCGCAGACGATCGCACGGAACCGGGTCGTAGCGCGTCGCCGATTGTCGAGGCGAAAGATCTTCGCGTTCAATACCCAGGACGTCTCGGCAAACCGGGATTCATGGCAGTTGACGGCGTCTCCTTCCAGATCGCCCCGGGTGAAGTCGTGGGGCTGGTCGGGGAATCGGGCTCGGGGAAGACGACAATCGGGCGGGCGATCGCTGGACTCAATCGAGTCACGGGCGGATCGCTGCATGTGCTGGATGCCGAGATGAACGGCGTCAAGGAGCGCAACTTCAAGAAGCTGCGTTCCCGCATCGGCTTCGTCTTTCAAGATCCGGCATCGAGCTTCAACCCTTTGCTGTCCATTGAAGAGTGCGTCGCCGAGCCATTCCGAGTTCACAGACCCGACATGTCCGACGCGCAGATCGAAACCAAGGTGGCTGAGCTTCTCGAAGCCGTGCAGCTTCCGCGTGCCTATGCCAAGAGGTTTCCCCACGAGCTGTCTGGCGGGCAACGACAGCGAGCGAGTCTCGCTCGAGGACTGGCGCTTGACCCAGAGCTCCTCATCGCAGACGAACCGACGAGCGCTCTCGACGTGTCGGTGCAGGAGCGCGTTCTTGAGCTGTTTGCCGAGTTGCAGGCCGAGCTGGGCTTCGCTGCGCTGTTCATCAGCCATGACCTGGCTGTCGTCGATATTCTGTCGGACCGAATCGCCGTGATGTACCACGGTCGGCTTGTCGAAGAGGGAACAGGGGCAGAGGTGCTGGGAAACCCGAAGGATCCGTACACGCAGCGTCTGCTGGCATCCCTGCCGGTGCCCGATCCCGTTGAGCAGGAGGAGCGCAGAAACGCTCTTGCCGCGATCATTGCGGCCGAGCGCGCCTGA
- a CDS encoding TerC family protein, whose translation MHPELPLAFEIGSYVVLVLVLLFDLLLVVKRPHIPSMKESALWVAFYVTLALVFAGLMLVFAGGDFAGEFLAGWLTEYSLSIDNLFVFVIIMAKFAVPKKLQQEVLMVGIIIALVFRGIFIIVGAALIENFSFVFFIFGAFLLYTAWKQAFGNDDDDDGESWFTRFMRKRMKVAPEFDGSKLRTVVEGRSMWTPMVMVFLAIGVTDVMFAIDSIPAIFGITQSPFIVFTANIFALMGLRQLYFMLGGLLERLEYLHYGIAFILAFIGVKLVFHALHVNELPFINGGENVLWVPEINTWVSLGVIIGSMAIATIVSLIASRRKDKKEQQISGE comes from the coding sequence ATGCACCCAGAGCTACCGCTTGCGTTCGAGATCGGCTCATATGTCGTTCTCGTGCTCGTACTTCTCTTTGATCTGCTTCTTGTCGTCAAGAGACCCCATATTCCGTCGATGAAGGAATCCGCGCTCTGGGTTGCGTTCTATGTGACGCTTGCACTGGTGTTCGCCGGCCTCATGCTGGTATTCGCCGGTGGCGACTTCGCCGGGGAGTTCCTTGCCGGCTGGCTCACCGAATACAGTCTCTCGATCGACAACCTTTTCGTCTTCGTCATCATCATGGCGAAGTTTGCCGTTCCCAAGAAGCTGCAGCAGGAAGTTCTGATGGTGGGAATCATCATCGCGCTTGTCTTCCGCGGCATCTTCATCATTGTCGGGGCGGCCCTCATCGAGAACTTCAGCTTCGTGTTCTTCATCTTCGGCGCATTCTTGCTCTACACCGCGTGGAAGCAGGCCTTCGGCAACGATGACGACGATGACGGAGAGTCATGGTTCACGCGCTTCATGCGCAAGCGGATGAAGGTTGCGCCCGAGTTTGACGGATCGAAGCTTCGCACCGTGGTAGAGGGGCGCTCGATGTGGACGCCCATGGTGATGGTATTTCTCGCCATCGGTGTCACCGATGTCATGTTCGCCATCGATTCGATTCCCGCGATCTTCGGCATCACGCAGAGTCCGTTCATCGTGTTCACGGCGAATATCTTCGCACTCATGGGGCTTCGCCAGCTGTACTTCATGCTCGGCGGACTGCTCGAGAGACTCGAGTATCTGCACTACGGCATCGCTTTCATTCTCGCTTTCATCGGAGTGAAGCTCGTGTTCCATGCTCTTCACGTCAACGAGCTCCCGTTCATCAACGGCGGTGAGAACGTACTCTGGGTTCCCGAGATCAACACGTGGGTGTCGCTCGGCGTGATCATCGGGTCCATGGCGATTGCAACGATCGTCAGCCTCATTGCATCGCGTCGCAAAGACAAAAAGGAACAGCAGATCTCGGGCGAGTGA
- the leuC gene encoding 3-isopropylmalate dehydratase large subunit, with protein sequence MQQNVENPNVPRTLAEKVWADHLVTKGEDGTPDLIYIDLHLVHEVTSPQAFDGLRMAGRPVRRPDLTIATEDHNTPTLAIDKPIADLTSRTQIQTLRTNAEDFGIRLHSLGDVEQGIVHVVGPQLGLTMPGITVVCGDSHTSTHGAFGAMAFGIGTSEVEHVMATQTLPLKPFKTMAINVEGTLKPGVTAKDIILAVIAKIGTGGGQGYVLEYRGSAIRALSMEGRMTICNMSIEAGARAGMVAPDQTTYDYLEGRPHAPEGSDWAEAVAYWDTLATDDGATFDAEVYLDADELEPFVTWGTNPGQGVSLSGQVPSPEQFDDPTDRSSAERALEYMDLTPGTKLKEIPVDAVFMGSCTNSRIEDLRSFASIIKGKKKADGVRVMVVPGSARVRLEAEAEGIDTIVEEFGAEWRFAGCSMCLGMNPDQLSPGERCASTSNRNFEGRQGKGGRTHLVSPVVAAATAVRGTLSSPSDLEN encoded by the coding sequence ATGCAGCAGAACGTCGAAAACCCGAACGTCCCTCGCACACTCGCCGAGAAGGTGTGGGCCGATCACCTTGTCACAAAAGGCGAAGACGGCACCCCCGACCTCATCTACATCGACTTGCACCTCGTTCATGAGGTAACGAGTCCGCAGGCCTTCGACGGCCTGCGCATGGCGGGTCGTCCAGTGCGGCGTCCCGACCTCACCATCGCGACGGAAGACCACAACACACCGACGCTTGCCATCGACAAGCCGATCGCTGACCTCACGAGCCGCACGCAGATTCAGACCTTGCGCACGAACGCCGAGGATTTCGGCATCCGGTTACATTCGCTCGGTGATGTCGAGCAGGGGATCGTGCATGTCGTCGGCCCACAACTCGGTCTGACGATGCCGGGAATCACCGTCGTGTGCGGAGACTCGCACACATCGACGCACGGGGCATTCGGTGCGATGGCCTTCGGAATCGGCACGAGCGAGGTCGAGCATGTCATGGCGACACAAACGCTTCCGCTGAAGCCCTTCAAGACAATGGCCATCAACGTCGAGGGAACGCTGAAGCCCGGAGTGACGGCAAAAGACATCATTCTTGCGGTGATTGCCAAGATCGGCACGGGTGGCGGGCAAGGCTATGTGCTCGAGTACCGTGGCAGCGCCATTCGCGCGCTGTCAATGGAAGGTCGCATGACGATCTGCAACATGTCGATCGAAGCCGGAGCTCGCGCAGGCATGGTCGCGCCCGACCAGACGACGTACGACTACCTTGAGGGACGCCCACACGCGCCAGAGGGGTCAGACTGGGCTGAGGCAGTCGCCTACTGGGACACGCTCGCCACAGACGACGGTGCAACGTTCGATGCCGAGGTGTACCTCGATGCCGATGAGCTGGAGCCGTTCGTCACCTGGGGAACCAACCCGGGCCAGGGCGTGTCCTTGAGCGGTCAGGTGCCGAGCCCCGAGCAGTTCGACGACCCGACAGACCGGTCGTCGGCCGAGCGAGCACTCGAGTACATGGATCTCACGCCGGGCACGAAGCTCAAGGAGATCCCCGTCGACGCCGTCTTCATGGGCTCCTGTACGAATAGTCGCATTGAAGATCTTCGCTCCTTCGCGTCGATCATCAAGGGAAAGAAGAAGGCAGACGGCGTTCGCGTCATGGTCGTTCCGGGTTCGGCCCGAGTGCGTCTGGAAGCAGAGGCTGAGGGCATCGACACGATCGTTGAGGAGTTTGGTGCCGAATGGCGTTTTGCCGGCTGCTCCATGTGCCTTGGCATGAACCCGGATCAGCTGTCACCCGGCGAACGTTGCGCATCGACGAGCAACCGAAATTTTGAGGGGCGCCAGGGCAAGGGCGGACGCACTCACCTTGTCTCACCGGTTGTCGCCGCAGCGACAGCCGTGCGCGGCACACTGTCAAGCCCCTCTGACCTGGAGAACTGA
- the leuD gene encoding 3-isopropylmalate dehydratase small subunit yields the protein MEKFTTVTGIAAPLKRSNVDTDQIIPAVYLKRVTKTGFEDALFAGWRQSDDFVLNQPEFAGASILVAGPDFGTGSSREHAVWALRDFGFTVVLSTRFGDIFRGNSGKQGLLAAQITENDLERLWAVIDENPGVEFTVSLDAKMVTVGDIQVPFDIDDYTRWRLLEGLDDIALTLRNEEAITQFESTRARWRPQTLPAK from the coding sequence ATGGAGAAATTCACAACGGTAACGGGAATCGCGGCGCCGCTGAAGCGCTCGAACGTCGACACCGACCAGATCATCCCCGCCGTCTATCTGAAGCGCGTCACCAAGACGGGCTTCGAGGACGCGCTTTTCGCCGGGTGGCGTCAATCCGATGACTTCGTGCTGAACCAGCCGGAGTTTGCTGGCGCCAGCATCCTCGTCGCCGGTCCCGACTTTGGCACAGGCTCGTCTCGTGAACACGCCGTCTGGGCATTGCGCGACTTTGGTTTCACGGTTGTTCTGAGCACGCGTTTCGGCGATATCTTCCGCGGCAACTCGGGTAAACAGGGCTTGCTTGCAGCGCAGATCACTGAGAACGACCTCGAGCGACTCTGGGCCGTGATCGATGAAAATCCCGGCGTCGAATTCACCGTGAGCCTCGACGCCAAAATGGTGACTGTTGGAGACATTCAGGTGCCATTCGACATCGATGATTACACTAGGTGGCGTTTGCTCGAAGGGCTCGATGACATTGCTCTGACGCTTCGAAATGAAGAGGCGATCACGCAATTTGAGTCCACGCGGGCACGTTGGCGGCCGCAGACCTTGCCCGCCAAATAG
- the murA gene encoding UDP-N-acetylglucosamine 1-carboxyvinyltransferase, with translation MGAGARVGLHADTITVRGGRPLNGRIELKGAKNLVTKAMVASLLGDTPSVLKDVPDISDVRVVRGLLDVHGVKISDGEEDGELHLDPSAVETAHMADIDAHAGSSRIPILFCGPLLHKLGEAFIPDLGGCRIGDRPIDYHLDVLRTFGAVVEKLPSGIRLSAPTGLRGAKIELPYPSVGATEQVLLTAVRSEGITELRGAAIEPEIMDLINILQKMGAIISVDTDRVIRIEGVASLTGYSHRALFDRNEAASWAAAALATEGDIFVGGARQSEMLTFLNVYRKVGGGFEIHEDGIRFFHPGTELNPVIIETDVHPGFMTDWQQPLVVALTKARGVSIVHETVYEKRFGFVDALVEMGATIQIHRECLGGQACRFGQRNFNHSAVISGPSKLHGANIVVPDLRGGFSHLIAALSAEGESRVSNVGIISRGYERFLQKLELLGADFTAEG, from the coding sequence ATGGGGGCAGGCGCACGCGTGGGACTGCATGCAGACACAATCACCGTTCGCGGTGGACGTCCTCTTAACGGGCGGATCGAGCTCAAGGGCGCAAAGAACCTCGTCACGAAGGCGATGGTTGCCTCGCTCCTCGGTGACACTCCGAGCGTTTTGAAAGACGTTCCCGATATCAGTGACGTGCGCGTCGTGCGCGGGCTGCTCGACGTTCACGGCGTTAAAATCAGCGACGGCGAAGAAGACGGCGAGCTTCATCTCGACCCGTCTGCCGTCGAGACCGCTCACATGGCAGATATCGACGCTCACGCAGGCTCGAGTCGAATCCCGATTCTGTTCTGCGGACCGCTTTTGCACAAGTTGGGTGAGGCGTTCATTCCCGACCTCGGCGGATGCCGGATCGGTGACCGTCCCATTGACTACCACCTGGACGTTTTGCGCACGTTCGGTGCCGTTGTCGAGAAGCTTCCCAGCGGCATCAGGCTCTCTGCTCCGACGGGACTGCGCGGGGCGAAGATTGAACTGCCGTACCCGAGTGTCGGCGCGACGGAGCAGGTGCTTCTGACGGCCGTGCGGTCCGAGGGCATCACGGAGCTCCGCGGCGCCGCGATCGAGCCCGAGATCATGGATCTCATCAACATCCTCCAGAAGATGGGCGCGATCATTTCGGTTGACACCGACCGCGTCATTCGCATTGAAGGCGTTGCGTCGCTGACCGGATACTCGCACCGTGCGCTTTTCGACCGTAATGAAGCAGCCAGCTGGGCTGCCGCGGCTCTCGCAACCGAGGGAGACATCTTCGTCGGTGGCGCGCGTCAGTCCGAGATGCTCACGTTCTTGAACGTCTACCGCAAGGTCGGCGGCGGGTTCGAGATCCATGAAGACGGCATCCGGTTCTTCCACCCGGGCACCGAGCTGAACCCCGTGATTATCGAGACCGACGTTCACCCTGGCTTCATGACCGACTGGCAGCAGCCGCTTGTTGTGGCTCTCACCAAGGCACGCGGCGTGTCGATTGTTCACGAGACCGTCTACGAGAAGCGATTCGGATTCGTCGATGCGCTTGTGGAGATGGGCGCAACGATTCAGATTCACCGTGAGTGCCTCGGCGGTCAAGCGTGCCGATTCGGCCAGCGCAACTTCAACCACTCTGCGGTGATTTCCGGGCCGAGCAAGCTACACGGCGCCAATATCGTTGTTCCTGACCTGCGCGGCGGGTTCTCTCACCTGATCGCGGCGCTGAGCGCCGAAGGCGAGTCACGGGTTTCAAACGTTGGAATCATCAGTCGCGGCTACGAGCGTTTCCTGCAGAAGCTTGAGCTGCTCGGTGCCGACTTCACTGCTGAAGGATAA
- a CDS encoding lysophospholipid acyltransferase family protein — MSDTPDSLPSKPVNRRTDRSRPSIFWLLASLVLPLARVMMKITIVDAHKLPKTGPFILAPNHFSEIDPIVIGIATWKIGRFPRFMAKASLFRIPIVGRLLRASGQIPVEREGSLRGKGPIEAAGDLVTTGSGVIVYPEGTLTRDPEMWPMRGKTGAARMALTHGLPVIPVAHWGTQHVMARYAKKVSFFPPKKITIKVGDVVDLSELDGHAPDSAALTRATSLIMDAITRELEDIRHEKAPTERWDPTKHNQKETGRFES; from the coding sequence GTGTCAGACACTCCAGATTCTCTGCCATCGAAGCCAGTGAACCGAAGAACGGATCGGTCACGTCCGTCGATCTTCTGGCTGCTCGCTTCGTTGGTGCTTCCTCTTGCGCGCGTGATGATGAAAATTACGATCGTCGACGCGCATAAGCTGCCGAAGACGGGCCCGTTTATTCTCGCGCCGAACCACTTCAGTGAGATCGACCCGATCGTTATCGGAATCGCAACGTGGAAGATCGGACGTTTTCCCCGTTTCATGGCGAAAGCATCGCTGTTTCGCATTCCGATCGTCGGCCGGCTTCTGCGAGCGTCTGGGCAGATTCCGGTTGAACGTGAGGGCTCGTTACGCGGCAAAGGGCCAATTGAGGCGGCAGGAGATCTTGTCACAACGGGAAGCGGAGTGATCGTCTACCCCGAGGGAACATTGACGAGAGACCCCGAGATGTGGCCCATGCGCGGAAAGACGGGGGCTGCCCGGATGGCGCTCACACATGGCCTTCCGGTGATTCCCGTTGCCCACTGGGGAACCCAGCACGTCATGGCGCGCTACGCGAAGAAGGTGAGCTTCTTTCCGCCAAAGAAGATCACTATCAAGGTCGGCGACGTCGTCGACCTTTCGGAGCTTGATGGTCACGCTCCTGATTCCGCTGCGCTTACCCGGGCAACCAGCCTGATCATGGACGCAATCACTCGAGAACTTGAAGACATTCGGCACGAAAAGGCACCAACCGAACGGTGGGACCCGACGAAGCACAACCAGAAGGAGACGGGACGCTTTGAGTCGTAA
- a CDS encoding NAD(P)H-dependent glycerol-3-phosphate dehydrogenase — MSRKTTSARVAVIGSGSWGTTFGKILADGGSDVTMWARRTEVARDIAKNHRNQDYLPGIELPSRMTAVTGIADAVAGAQHVFVAVPSQSLRDNLVELRPHLQTGTSVVSLMKGVERSSGLRMSQVIEQTLDWDPARVAAASGPNLALEIAKEQPTAAVVSSQSMETAQAIALLARNSYFRTFVNTDVIGTEFGGVLKNLIAVAIGIVDGVGYGENTKASIITRGLVEMTDFAVALGAQPETLSGLAGLGDLIATCQSPLSRNNTAGRLLGQGYSFSSVVKQMQQTAEGLASVGPILDMAESVGVSMPIVQQVKQVLEGTLDPKGIAPHLTTDSDEPQGERTTDDAEAAGGGAVWGALKRAFDQLRNGGGSTGSD; from the coding sequence TTGAGTCGTAAGACGACGTCAGCGCGTGTGGCCGTAATCGGCTCGGGCAGCTGGGGCACGACCTTCGGCAAGATCCTCGCCGACGGCGGCAGCGATGTGACCATGTGGGCACGCCGCACTGAGGTTGCCCGCGACATCGCCAAGAACCACAGAAATCAGGACTACCTGCCTGGAATCGAGCTTCCGTCACGCATGACGGCGGTGACGGGGATCGCCGATGCCGTCGCGGGAGCGCAGCACGTTTTCGTTGCTGTGCCGAGCCAGTCGCTTCGTGACAACCTCGTCGAGCTTCGACCGCACCTTCAAACGGGTACGAGCGTCGTGTCGCTCATGAAGGGAGTCGAGCGCAGCTCGGGACTGCGCATGAGCCAGGTGATCGAGCAGACCCTCGACTGGGATCCGGCACGCGTCGCCGCGGCATCCGGCCCGAACCTCGCTCTCGAGATCGCCAAAGAACAGCCGACCGCAGCTGTCGTCTCCTCACAGAGCATGGAAACGGCGCAGGCAATCGCGCTTCTCGCGCGTAATTCATACTTTCGAACCTTCGTCAACACCGACGTGATCGGTACGGAATTCGGCGGCGTACTGAAAAACCTTATTGCTGTGGCGATCGGCATTGTCGACGGCGTCGGCTACGGCGAAAACACCAAGGCATCGATTATTACGCGCGGCCTCGTCGAGATGACGGATTTTGCCGTTGCACTGGGCGCACAACCCGAGACGCTCTCGGGGCTCGCGGGGCTCGGAGACCTGATCGCAACGTGCCAGTCTCCGCTTTCTCGCAACAACACGGCCGGACGGCTGCTCGGTCAAGGGTATAGTTTCTCCTCGGTCGTCAAGCAGATGCAACAGACCGCCGAAGGGCTCGCCTCGGTTGGGCCGATACTTGACATGGCAGAGTCAGTCGGAGTGAGCATGCCGATTGTGCAGCAGGTTAAGCAGGTGCTTGAGGGCACGCTCGACCCGAAGGGCATTGCCCCGCACCTGACTACTGATTCTGACGAGCCACAGGGGGAGAGGACTACTGATGACGCGGAAGCTGCGGGTGGCGGTGCTGTTTGGGGGGCTCTCAAGCGAGCATTCGATCAGCTGCGCAACGGCGGGGGGAGTACTGGGAGCGATTGA